A genomic region of Phragmites australis chromosome 2, lpPhrAust1.1, whole genome shotgun sequence contains the following coding sequences:
- the LOC133908941 gene encoding 4-diphosphocytidyl-2-C-methyl-D-erythritol kinase, chloroplastic-like, which translates to MACSAHLLSQRLYSSHRASPATPRNLRFQARPLAPASPGERSGSSARGRLRVAASFEQGRRQVEVSYDPQAKFNQLADQIDKNAGMTRLNLFSPCKVNVFLRITGKRPDGFHDLASLFHVISLGDTIKFSLSPSKSKDCLSTNVAGVPVDESNLIIKALNLYRKKTGTDNYFWIHLDKKVPTGAGLGGGSSNAATALWAANQFSGCIASEKDLQEWSGEIGSDIPFFFSRGAAYCTGRGEVVQDISNPLPENLPMVLLKPPEACSTAEVYKRFRLEQTSLADPLTLLKEITQNGISQDVCVNDLEPPAFEVLPSLKKLKKRIIAANRGDYSAVFMSGSGSTIVGVGSPDPPSFVYNDEDYKDVFVSEAYFVTRDQNEWYREPISSKATFNKEDLRASVAD; encoded by the exons ATGGCTTGCTCCGCGCACCTCCTGTCCCAGAGACTCTACTCGTCCCACCGCGCCAGCCCGGCGACGCCCAGGAACCTCCGGTTCCAGGCCCGGCCGCTGGCGCCGGCTTCTCCCGGTGAGAGGTCCGGTTCGAGCGCCAGGGGCCGCCTGAGAGTCGCCGCGTCGTTCGAGCAAGGGAGGAGGCAAGTGGAG GTCTCGTATGACCCACAAGCAAAGTTTAACCAGCTAGCAGATCAAATTGACAAGAATGCTGGGATGACACGGCTCAACCTATTCTCACCATGCAAA GTTAATGTGTTCTTGAGGATAACCGGGAAGAGACCAGATGGATTCCATGACCTGGCTTCTCTGTTTcat GTGATAAGTTTGGGTGATACAATCAAATTCTCATTGTCACCAAGTAAGAGCAAAGATTGCCTGTCAACTAATGTTGCAGGTGTCCCAGTTGATGAAAGCAATTTG ATCATCAAGGCACTCAACCTTTACCGAAAGAAAACTGGGACTGATAACTATTTTTGG ATACATCTTGACAAGAAGGTCCCAACTGGTGCTGGTCTCGGTGGCGGAAGCAGTAATGCTGCAACTGCACTATGGGCTGCTAACCAGTTTAGTGGCTGCATTGCTTCAGAAAAAGATCTCCAAGAGTGGTCTGGTGAGATCGGATCTGAtatcccctttttcttttcacgAGGAGCAGCATATTGTACTGGCAGAGGAGAG GTTGTCCAAGATATCTCAAATCCCTTGCCGGAAAATTTACCAATGGTTCTATTAAAGCCACCTGAAGCATGCTCAACCGCTGAAGTTTACAAG AGATTCAGGTTGGAACAAACTAGTCTAGCTGATCCCTTGACTTTGCTCAAGGAAATCACTCAAAATGGGATATCACAAGATGTCTGTGTCAATGACCTAG agCCTCCAGCCTTTGAGGTGTTGCCATCACTTAAGAAGTTGAAGAAACGAATTATTGCAGCTAACCGCGGAGATTATAGTGCGGTTTTTATGTCAGGAAG TGGAAGCACAATCGTTGGCGTTGGTTCCCCAGATCCGCCTTCATTTGTGTACAACGATGAGGACTACAAGGATGTTTTTGTGTCAG AAGCTTATTTCGTTACTCGCGATCAGAACGAGTGGTACAGGGAACCAATCTCATCAAAAGCTACGTTTAACAAAGAAGATTTACGAGCCTCGGTTGCTGACTGA
- the LOC133908940 gene encoding basic leucine zipper 23-like, with product MEDGVDLQSHLLFSHPEISHGFDEFLKSATACTHTHTCNPPGPSSAMHTHTCLHTHVQVIASDDTIVEEDMKKPWKALGNREAVRKYREKKKAHAAFLEEEVKKLRATNQQLLRRLQGHAALEAEVLRLRGLLFDVRGKIDAEIGSFPFQKHCSVGPVICAGPTLCFNTNEGVAALEESSKPTVLDCWVDIPEVTNSMDAVACLANSSSLAE from the coding sequence ATGGAGGATGGAGTAGACCTTCAAAGCCACCTTCTGTTTTCACACCCTGAGATCTCTCATGGCTTTGATGAATTCCTAAAAAGCGCAACTGCATGTACTCACACGCACACTTGCAATCCACCGGGTCCATCGTCTGCTATGCATACCCACACGTGCCTCCACACGCACGTGCAAGTCATAGCCTCCGACGATACTATTGTGGAAGAAGATATGAAAAAGCCCTGGAAAGCTTTGGGAAATAGAGAAGCCGTGCGCAAGTacagggagaagaagaaagcgCACGCAGCCTTCTTAGAGGAGGAAGTCAAGAAGCTCCGCGCCACCAACCAGCAGCTACTGAGGAGACTGCAGGGCCATGCAGCACTCGAGGCTGAGGTGCTGAGGTTAAGAGGCCTCTTGTTTGATGTCCGAGGCAAGATCGATGCGGAGATCGGCTCCTTCCCGTTCCAAAAGCATTGCAGTGTTGGTCCTGTTATTTGTGCAGGCCCTACTCTATGCTTTAACACTAACGAAGGGGTAGCGGCTCTGGAGGAAAGCTCTAAACCAACAGTTCTGGATTGCTGGGTTGATATTCCTGAAGTGACCAATTCGATGGATGCTGTTGCATGCTTGGCGAACTCATCCTCATTGGCTGAATGA
- the LOC133908939 gene encoding probable E3 ubiquitin-protein ligase RHC1A codes for MSNRATHWCYACQRPIRLRGQDIICPNCNDGFIQEISEVGGMLNTYGLFDPDFEERRGRRFRMMEAMSSLMRERMAEMGRDRVFDIHGRQGTSTQHGRQPTVGPTLIFGSNVPDHPRESSNVDVIFRGGRRAGIDRPNFSSFLLGPSLEALFEQLLIQNNRQGPAPAPQSAMDSMPVVKISRRHLNDDPQCPVCKDKFEVGSEAREMPCKHLYHTDCIIPWLVQHNSCPVCRHPLPSQQSGNSTHVPSAYYNEAADPGVTRADPEPVPRINDGGSQERHSSFSLLWPFGPSSSNSSSYQYEGNVGEREPAVYEDPSQITYSEWHYDH; via the coding sequence ATGTCAAATAGGGCTACACATTGGTGTTATGCCTGCCAGCGGCCAATTCGTCTTCGTGGACAGGATATAATCTGCCCCAACTGCAACGATGGTTTTATCCAGGAAATCAGTGAGGTAGGTGGCATGTTGAACACTTATGGGCTATTTGATCCAGACTTTGAAGAGCGTAGAGGTAGAAGATTCAGAATGATGGAAGCCATGTCTTCCCTTATGCGTGAAAGAATGGCAGAAATGGGCAGAGATCGCGTGTTTGATATCCATGGCAGGCAAGGGACAAGCACTCAACATGGAAGGCAGCCAACTGTTGGTCCTACGCTGATATTTGGCAGCAACGTGCCTGATCATCCAAGGGAGAGTAGTAATGTGGATGTCATTTTTAGGGGAGGCCGCAGAGCTGGCATTGATCGTCCAAATTTCAGTAGTTTCCTTCTCGGTCCCAGTCTTGAAGCTCTATTTGAGCAGCTACTCATCCAGAATAACCGTCAAGGCCCAGCTCCTGCTCCGCAGTCAGCAATGGACTCCATGCCTGTGGTGAAGATAAGTCGCAGGCATCTTAATGATGATCCACAATGTCCAGTTTGCAAAGACAAGTTTGAGGTTGGATCAGAGGCAAGGGAGatgccatgcaagcacttgTACCATACTGACTGCATCATTCCCTGGCTTGTTCAGCACAATTCTTGCCCCGTTTGCCGCCATCCTCTGCCATCACAGCAATCAGGCAATAGCACCCACGTACCTTCAGCTTACTACAATGAAGCCGCTGATCCTGGTGTCACCAGAGCAGATCCTGAGCCTGTCCCAAGAATCAATGACGGTGGAAGTCAGGAAAGGCACAGCTCCTTCTCGCTTCTCTGGCCATTTGGCCCTTCGAGTTCCAACTCCAGTTCTTACCAGTATGAAGGAAATGTTGGTGAGCGTGAGCCTGCAGTATACGAGGATCCCAGCCAGATAACGTATTCTGAGTGGCACTATGACCATTGA